The Erigeron canadensis isolate Cc75 chromosome 1, C_canadensis_v1, whole genome shotgun sequence genome segment AACATACGGATGGATGATTGGACCTTTCAATCTCATGTATTCCTTGCCATCCTTGGGTTAGCTATATATCTAGGGGTACGTCTCTCCATAGTCCTTTTCGCGATATACTATAGTATAaatcgttcaaaaaaaaaatattcaagaTGATCCAACTCTCTTATACTATAGTCGAAAATCGAGGTTGTCGGCGTGGGGTGGTGGTTCTCGGCTTTCAGTGACTTTTCCGGCGTTGGCAGGCGGTAACCGGCCGATCAGAGCTAGTGGCGTAAATTGTGGGGGAAGATGATGAAGTGGGTAAAACCTCAAAGATGTTAGttttattacaaatagtccATGTGGTTACAAACTGGACAAAAATGttctcatgtgcattgcacatgaggggaGGGGTTTAACGGATTAAAACTAATGGTTGTTAGTGTCAGGGACGAttgacaatgaaaatgaaaagtacatggacacctaatgataaaaaaaaaaaaacaggaatGAAAATACGAATCGAGAAAACCACATagacgatttgtgataatttctctttTCGTTATGCACATCGATCTTAAATTTAGTGATATTTAGTACAATTTCTTTTCTATAAAATTTCCAAGTTTTACGATCTATATATTAATTCAACTTTCTGATCTATGTGCAGATGCATTTATCATCGATTTTATTGTGTTTGATATTAAAGACATCATTAAGCTCAAAATAAAAGCCGAgtcagaaaatcaaaataatgctagctagctagctctctacatatataaacatgagaaactaaatgcatatatatactatCTAAATATTTAATACGCATTAAAGATGATCAATTTCAATTGTGTATGTACGTGTAGTGTATGAATATCATGTGATGGATAgtttagctatatatatatatcctcaaAATTAATTAGCTATGGTATTTAACCACAATAACTCGTAAGAATCTAAAGAAATTCTGGAACATATCCTAACTAATTACACAATGATTGCTTTGATGTTGATAAGAAGCTCAGTGCACCTTCGGTTAATTATTGTCGGAgagtatatatttaatttactcTGCTGATTAGTTTGTTGCAGATGGTTTTTTGATCGAAGTGAATTCTGTAGGGCGCACCCGAGAGAAATAAGAGTTTTTACCATTACACAAACAAATAAGGTGATCGAGCATGGAAAAGTATTTTGTATCAGAgttttgatgaaaaacaaatagGTAAGTTTATCATTCAAATTAATACTTACCAATTTATTACCATACACTTTAACATAGCCAGAGCTTTAAGATATACAGATAACCTTTTTGAATGAAATACATACTAGGAATGGAATTTCGAATGGCCATAGATCAAAAGACGAttgaaataacaataacaattaaTCTAAGTATATAACGGAGGGGATCCTTACACCACACAAATTACACCAAACGCCACAACCATGCTTTTAAATTACTGTAGAGGATAATGTAGTAGTTTGTTGTGGTGTACAAATTACCTCCCTGATCGATATCTGATCCCACACATACATTGAAACAACATACATGGAAATTTATgctgatgaaaataaaaaatccaaaatgTAATGATCCTAATCAAGAATAACATATAAGATTGCCAGATGAAGGGCAGCAGGATGGGTTGTGGGTAGAATTAATCcggtttatatatacatataacatacaTGCCGCTGGAGCTAATAAAGATACATTTCTGATTATCTTATTGATGCGCGCAGGGGATGGAATTGCGcgcttgattaattaattacctTTGGTTTTGAGATGATTGGAAAtgcatattaatattattaatgttGGACAAGATCGAGAAACGATTAATAACTAGGGTTTTGTTCCTCATAAAGAATATCACCTGCAGCTGGAGTACTCGGCACAATTCCATAGTTGCAGTAGTTCTCGTCGGTCATAGCATAATAATTAGTACCTGCAGCATCCTCCTCCCAACCTCCAGGCGCCACGCCAGAAAATCTGTTGTTATTGCTGTAGTAGTTTAGCCAATTACCTGCAGCTGCAGGACGGTCATCGTTGTTGTTAATCAATGAGGATGAGCAGTATGTTGAGGATGCTGCCCCCACATTAATAGCTGTCCCTGATGaataattaataatgttaaAACCATTATTAACAGCATTAGTAGTAGTCGCCGATTGCAGCTGATGCTGATGAAGCAAgtactgatgatgatgatgcgtACTACTCGAATGTTGTTCAAAGGAGAGACTCGATGGCTGGGTCGGTTTAGATGAATTGGAAGTAGTATACCCTAACTGGTCTTCCACATTGTGGTTATGATTAGGGCTTGGTAAGCACCTCAACCCAAATCTATAAATTtcatgattattataattattaggGTACTCTCCCCCTGAGAACAAATCTTGCTTGGATTTATTATTCTCAATTAGTTGTTCCTTGATCATTAGTCTCTCGCGTGTTCTACCCCTAGCCCTTGCTCGAGCCAGCTCCCTTGTCTCCTTTACagacaaattattattattattttgactaATAATTTGCACCTTCCTTGAATATTCCCTGTTCTTCATCTCttcctcctcctttgagctatcGAGTTTGGTCGTAGCAGCTAACTTGATGTCATGACTAGTCAAAAGTGAGTCCGCCATCCTCTCGATCTCTTCAAAAACACTCTTGCTTTGATGGTTGTTGATTTGTTGTGGATTAATAATGAAGTACTTATCAGCAACCTCTTTGATAGCTTTATTGGACTTGCAAAACAGCCACTCAATGGTCTTACTTGCTTTATCAAACCCTAACAAGTCTTGAAGATCGAAAAACTTTCGAGCTATATCGAGCGACAGCCTCATTCTTCTGTCTCTTAGGCCTTGAGCCGTGTTTATCTTGCTGTGCCTGTCTTTCTTCCCAacacttcttcttttctttgtaCGTTGTTTCAATTCAGTCGACGTCTGATCGGCGGTAGTAGTGTGTAAAGCCGGTTTACTTGGGGACGAGCTAAGGTGGTTTTGAGGGGTAGTATGGTAATTGTTTTCGAGTATCGGTATAGTAGTGATATCATCAAAGAAGGGTGGAGGGAAGTCCAAAAACAAAGGCAgctcatcatcttcatcatgaGTACTTGAATTCATATCATTGTTTTTTGTATTCATCAAATTATGACACTCATCATTTCTTGAAGAAAACACTACATGCTCCATATTAATGAAATACTAGCTATAACTATTTTTAgacacatatatttattataagaaTTATTATAGTTTgttcctagctagctagctagggatatatatatatatatcaagagaTCGAGATTGAAGAGATATATAGTAAAGTTGTTGTGTAAGTTAAATTAGTGAGGGTGATGCTGTAACGCACAATtaagtgaagaagaagaaggaggaggacgAACAGCTCATATATAACTGAAAAGGGTTATGAAGGAACACACTTGATAATGATGCTTTAGTACGTACTATACAGAAAGAAGTCGTAGTGTTGTTTTTATCAGTTGTTGGACCATAAGTTAGCTAGtgatgagagagagagagagataaagtaaaaaaaacatgcTAAGCACTTCACGTGGTATCATATCAGATTAACCTACCTATATCTTGGGTTACTTCACTAGGGAGGGATATAGCCCATATAGGCATAAAGATAAGGTGAGAACATTCAAATTCTACCTATTCTTATTTTCTTCATATGTATCATGAtatctcattaattaattaatcaacaaCTAGTACCATAATATGTCAAATTTGTCACTCCAATGCTAAGTCCATAGCATTTCAAGTCCATATATAGTAAAAATATCCATGATCACTTGGAAATTTCActatataattaaacttttgCACTCCATAGATAATTAAGTTCATAACATCTATATAACTTTTTGGCCATCTGGCTATGAATTTGGTCGAGTACGTGCATAGGAATATATATGTAGAATTTGGTCGAGTAAGTTTATGCTTTATATGAAAAGTTGACGTGACATGATGCTCGCGCGTGGTAACGGCAACGGTACCCAATCCCGGCAAAGCCGGGGTAcgggggaggtatgatgtagacagaccttacctctactcaaaggtagagaggctgcttccagatccACCAAGGTGGAAGGGACCTCAAGCccaagaataataaaaaaaaatattcgcTTCAACATTTGAAACGAACATTATTGGATAATCAATCCATTATCAGTCTTCCATCAACGCCATCATCGTCTGCAAACCAAATATGAATGACCTTAAAGTCTTAAAGATTATATTGTGTATTAACTATGGCTGGAATTGAGCATATGATTTAACCGGTTGCTTTTGACCCTCTTAATTCTCCTATTTGATGATACATCTCATACgaggatttatatatatatatatatatatatgtatatatatatatatgtcaagaAAAATTGAAAGATTAATTACCTGGGTTTAAGCTAGTCGATCTTTTGGTTTATAGGTAAACGGATGTCATTTAAAACTGTAACCCCGTGCGTGCTTGgtatttaatgtatatttcaTCTAACATAACAACCAAAAAATCAAGAATATTCAAAACTATAAGGGATTAAAACGTAGCTAGGTAACTTACGTGTCATTGAGGTGGCAAGGCAGTCTTTCAATGAAGGGGTTTGGGCCTCGTAACCCAGGTTTAAGTTTTGGAGGAGACAAAGGTTTACTCGATCTATTAATCGATCGTTGTGTCTTATGGGCGAATTAGTAGAGGGTTTTCTCACATCTATCAGTCATTTGAAATAGACATGTCTACTTCAGTAACGCTTTCTAGTGTGTAACCGGTTAAGATatcgtatgctagacctcctgCTATCGAattgcgacacgaagttttAAACGAAAGTCATTAAGAAAAAGCTAGGTTGCTTACTACGTATATTTTAGTATCAGTTAGAATTAATTCTAATTTATGCTTAGATCGTTTATACGttgtaaagaaaataaaataaaaaagaattgagTGGTTTTTGTTGAGACAAAACTGGTATTTTATGCTCACGAAAGGTGCCAAAGTAGTCATGCATCTTTGACTGAAAATATATATGGACCGTCCTATAAAAGCCCTATCTTTGGTACATTGTCTCTTTCTTCTTCCACTTCTAATAAAGTAGGTGTGTTTAATTGCATTTAGACCTCATATGTCCATAGTTTTATGTTACTGGGCCCTTGAATTATAGGTTATCACAGTTTGACCACCACAAGTTATAATTTCCGCGAGTGTGGTACCCTTTATTTATTGGTTGTGTTCAAATTAAAGAACTATATTGAAAATAAGTAATTTATCCTCAcgtacatttttatttataaaagatgtACACATAACGTCTACACGACTAGGATACACGATCTATAATTGATATATCAATTTAAATACCATAAAGATAAGACCCTAAAATATTACAGTATTATTTGGGTACTTAATAAAATCTTGATACATGAGAATTGAAAGCCTTTAATAATGGGTacattaatttgattgcatacaGTAGTAGTGGTGATCCGTACACCAGTTTTTTAAGTCTTACATTACCAGATTAATTTCGCATTATTATGTTGTACAATAAATCCACGTTTGGTGATGTGTGGATCGATGAAAAAATAGTGGTATATGAATCATCACCTTATGCAAAATAAGCTAGAAGTGGCCGATCGAGCTTTAGCCTCAGCTGTGGTGGTTCCAGCAAAACCAAAGAGGGAAACGCATAATGCAACACCCCCATGCCATCAGAGGGCGAATACTAATTGGCAAGGAAGCCTGTTAGGCATGACCTCTATATATGTGCCTTATCAATTCAATTTCTATGTTTTGGCTAGGAGTCTTCGAACGCCGAATCATAATATCGAAGCAaacttaatataataataataataataatttatggtACTTTAAAATTAAAGAAGTCGCACAATTTTATGCTATCTTCATTTGCCACAATTTGTGTAGTATTTTTTTTGTCCgagtaattataaaaatctactCTTTTTTGTCCGAGTAATTATGAAAATCTACGTGTAATGcatataagtataagtgtataaGTGTTTGTTTGCACTCATGCTATTTTCTTGTTTGgtcaaaaatctttttggaaCTAATAACTTTACTCCGGGTTAAAGAAAAACTGTCTACATCTCTATATCCCGTATGTCTGTATTTGGgtgtattattgttgttattgttatgtgtttgtttgcaGATATATCAATTTTGTAGGTAGATTTTTGTTAATTGGTTTTATTGAGATCTAAATTCTCTATTGAAAGAGAAAATATCAAACATATGCCATTTGAAATTGTGAATTCAACTCGTTTGATTGGGGAATTGATCCTTTTTTccttgttatatctaaactttgTAAATTTCTAGCACCTAATTAGATAGTATAATAAAGCTGTTACAGAAAATAACATATGCCATTGGATAAACTTATGATCGTATTAATATAGTTAGAAAACCATAAGAGTATCTTTGTGATGTTTTATCTTGAATCTCGAAGGTTAATCGAACTTATAAATAATCCGATGTTTGTTTTGACATTTTCCACGATTTTCAATTTACAATAACATAATGAgaagtgatattagtatcagaacatttgatatatttatcacaTGTATATTTTAATACTGACTTGTAtagtatattttaaaagatacatgtatgataaataaatcaatatttatgatatttatataaaaatattagatgACAAACTAATTACAAACAAATGTTTATAAATAGAGTTGTCATGTGAGATGAACAATCGAATACAATCTGTTTTATCTATCATGTTTTTTTCTCCATCTCTTATTGGTAGcacataaatttataaacatttatGGGAAAATGATAGGTACAGCAAATTGTACTCAAGCTTAGATACTACACACACAAAAATGCCCCCTGATTTTACACTTTTATccttcaatttatatatgtatcaaaaatgCTCTCTAATTTTCAACTTGGTTGTACCTATCATACATACAGCTGTACGTATGATATCCccaacatttatttatatttagtttgTCATTCTACCATTTCTCTTATTAAGATCACCTTTTGTAATATAATGGTTACAATTATTTGTTGACTGATATTCACCGTCCTGAATAACTGAATTAATCAACCAACTAAAACcttacttataaaaaaaataaaaaataaaaaaaacgacCCCAAAAAACTTTCATCAAATGCAATTTGGAAAAGTTTGAGCTTGAATACAAAGCCCATCGCTTTAATGGGCTTGTTAAACGGGCTTCACATGAAAAGCCTTTGAGCCTCGCGTGTTATTAGGGTCTCGACCCGCCAAAGGCGTGatctaaagtctaaacaactatgataccaaatatttttgacTATAAATTATGTATTTGAGAACCAAAATTGAAGGTGAAAGGATCATGTATTGATGTGCATGAAACTATTGTGCAATTTATAAAGGATCATCAATGCAACGGTTAAACTTTCAAGTGGtgttattagaaaaaataatcaCCAAATTGCCGTGTTTTAAGAAGTATTTACTAAAGTagtgtttttcaaaaaaaataaaaatatatttactatatttttgttaagttttgtatcCTTTGAGTAAAGACTCAACTTCTCAACCATCTATTTTCCTTACTAGATTTTAATTGATTCTCATAGATTttaaatgttaattatattATGGCTGTTTAGGCTAATATTTTCCCGAGCCTATCATTGTAAGTTAACCCATCATCATGGTT includes the following:
- the LOC122592093 gene encoding transcription factor TCP2-like, with translation MEHVVFSSRNDECHNLMNTKNNDMNSSTHDEDDELPLFLDFPPPFFDDITTIPILENNYHTTPQNHLSSSPSKPALHTTTADQTSTELKQRTKKRRSVGKKDRHSKINTAQGLRDRRMRLSLDIARKFFDLQDLLGFDKASKTIEWLFCKSNKAIKEVADKYFIINPQQINNHQSKSVFEEIERMADSLLTSHDIKLAATTKLDSSKEEEEMKNREYSRKVQIISQNNNNNLSVKETRELARARARGRTRERLMIKEQLIENNKSKQDLFSGGEYPNNYNNHEIYRFGLRCLPSPNHNHNVEDQLGYTTSNSSKPTQPSSLSFEQHSSSTHHHHQYLLHQHQLQSATTTNAVNNGFNIINYSSGTAINVGAASSTYCSSSLINNNDDRPAAAGNWLNYYSNNNRFSGVAPGGWEEDAAGTNYYAMTDENYCNYGIVPSTPAAGDILYEEQNPSY